A window from Brachionichthys hirsutus isolate HB-005 chromosome 4, CSIRO-AGI_Bhir_v1, whole genome shotgun sequence encodes these proteins:
- the specc1la gene encoding cytospin-A — protein MKKSVRPAVSKVSGERGKVEAAAAAGTGKAAGRSGTAAPLPKVKSNDDLLAAMAGGNPTSSSAVSKSKRTASIGTTTSNPDGKTKTALGVSSKRAASLLSKEPNSSRDRLRTSRTSANKKQPVSGPPAGDVAAGKRPRSQNLPETEGRMSKSKSDGQISDKVALESKVKDLLGLAQSKDVEILHLRSELRGMRARLGLEEKEAPPEGGAGEEEKPHVSAITAADVESTLILLQEQNQSIREELNLLKSENRMLKDRLNALGFSLEQRLDASDKLFNYPPLSPDLAPCGGQSDGGGTGTLTSSVEGSAPGSLEDLLTGRQHGGSADNLDSESSEVYQAVTSSDDALDAPSGASSSSESECAPSRERSRRGSSGTGSEVSVACLTERIHQMEENQHSTAEELQATLQELADLQQITQELNGENERLGEEKAILMDSLCQQSDKLELYGRQIEYLRCLLEEHHVSYVLEEDIKSGRYMELEQRYADLADNGRFEREQLLGVQQHLSNTLKMAEQDNAEAQEIIGALKERNHQMERTMESERQGRAAMAAAVEEYKAAASNDQAELSRRRAQLDQERQRVAELYSLHTAGDKNDICQLLEGVRLGKEEAEAKAAKLQEELERAHSDLTRLQETFSKLDREYRDFQEQVQQQLAEQERTLETQRMDRQEKETEMADMKETLFELEDEVEQHRALKLHDNLIIADLENSVKKLQDQKHDMEREIKILQRRLREESMEWRQFQADLQTAVVIANDIKSEAQEEIGDLRRRLQEALEKNEKLSKELDEVKSRKQDEERGRVYNYMNAVERDLAALRQGMGLSRRSSTSSEPSPTVKTLIKSFDSASQGPPSNGAAVTPTASAAPLPRTPLSPSPMKTPPAAAVSPIQRRTVTGSMSAPKPLSDKRPSYADISMPAEHLLRGVSGTRAPSALQRVSNMDSTKSISASRRSSEEMKRDMSSTDGASSSSLMAMSAASSPLSLSSSSPTASITPTARSRLREERKDPLSALAREYGGSKRNALLKWCQKKTEGYQNIDITNFSSSWNDGLAFCAVLHTYLPAHIPYQELSSQEKRRNFTLAFQAAESVGIKCTLDINDMVHTERPDWQSVMTYVTAIYKYFET, from the exons ATGAAGAAGTCTGTCCGGCCGGCTGTGAGTAAGGTGAGCGGCGAGCGAGGGAAGGTGGAGGCCGCAGCCGCAGCTGGGACCGGGAAGGCTGCCGGCAGGAGCGGCACCGCAGCTCCTCTGCCCAAG GTCAAAAGCAATGATGATCTTTTAGCAGCTATGGCTGGAGGGAATCCAACATCGAGTAGTGCTGTCTCCAAGTCCAAGAGGACTGCATCCATCGGGACCACGACTAGCAACCCAGACGGCAAGACAAAGACGGCATTAG GCGTTTCATCCAAGCGCGCCGCGTCGCTGCTTTCCAAGGAGCCAAATTCATCACGAGACCGTCTGCGCACATCCAGGACGTCGGCCAATAAGAAGCAGCCGGTGTCTGGGCCTCCAGCGGGGGACGTAGCCGCGGGCAAGCGTCCTCGCAGCCAGAACCTCCCGGAGACGGAAGGTCGTATGAGCAAATCTAAATCGGACGGCCAGATCAGCGATAAGGTGGCGCTGGAGTCCAAAGTGAAGGATTTGTTGGGTTTGGCTCAAAGcaaagacgtggagatcctcCACCTCCGCAGTGAGCTGAGAGGCATGAGGGCCCGGCTCGGcttggaggagaaggaggcgccGCCGGAAGGAGgcgctggagaggaggagaagccccACGTCTCGGCCATTACGGCAGCTGACGTGGAGTCCACTCTGATCCTCCTAcaagagcagaaccagagcatCCGAGAGGAGCTCAACCTGCTGAAGAGTGAGAACCGGATGCTGAAGGATCGGCTCAACGCGCTGGGCTTCTCTCTGGAGCAGAGGCTGGACGCCTCCGACAAGCTGTTCAACTACCCGCCCCTGAGCCCGGACCTGGCGCCGTGCGGCGGGCAGAGCGACGGCGGCGGGACCGGCACGCTGACCTCATCGGTCGAAGGGTCCGCGCCGGGTTCTCTGGAGGATCTGCTCACGGGCCGACAGCACGGGGGCTCGGCAGACAACCTGGACAGCGAGTCCAGCGAGGTCTACCAGGCCGTCACCTCCAGCGACGACGCCTTGGACGCCCCCTCTGGGGCCTCCTCGTCGTCCGAGTCCGAATGCGCCCCCAGCAGGGAGCGCTCGAGGAGGGGCAGCAGCGGCACCGGCAGCGAGGTGTCGGTGGCGTGCCTGACGGAGCGCATCCACCAGATGGAGGAGAACCAGCACAGCACCGCCGAGGAGCTCCAGGCCACGCTGCAGGAGCTGGCCGACCTGCAGCAGATCACCCAGGAGCTGAACGGGGAGAACGAGCGCCTCGGCGAGGAGAAGGCCATCCTCATGGACTCGCTGTGCCAGCAGAGCGACAAGCTGGAGCTGTACGGCCGGCAGATCGAGTACCTGCGCTGTCTGCTGGAGGAGCACCACGTCTCCTACGTGCTGGAGGAGGACATCAAGAGCGGCCGCTacatggagctggagcagcGCTACGCCGACCTGGCGGACAACGGCCGCTTCGAGAGGGAGCAGCTGCTCGGGGTCCAGCAGCACCTGTCCAACACACTGAAGATGGCCGAGCAGGACAACGCGGAGGCCCAGGAGATAATCGGAGCCCTGAAGGAGAGGAATCACCAGATGGAGCGCACCATGGAGTCCGAGCGGCAGGGCCGAGCCGCCATGGCCGCCGCGGTGGAGGAGTACAAGGCGGCGGCGAGCAACGACCAGGCAGAGTTGAGCCGCCGCAGGGCGCAGCTGGACCAGGAGAGGCAGAGGGTGGCGGAGCTGTACTCCCTTCACACGGCGGGGGACAAGAACGACATCTGCCAGCTGCTGGAGGGCGTGCGCCTGGGGAAGGAGGAGGCCGAAGCCAAGGCGGccaagctgcaggaggaactgGAGCGAGCGCACAGCGACCTCACGCGGCTGCAGGAGACTTTTAGTAAG CTGGACAGGGAGTACAGGGACTTCCAGGagcaggtgcagcagcagctggcggAACAGGAGCGCACGCTGGAGACGCAGCGCATGGACcggcaggagaaggagacggagaTGGCAGACATGAAGGAAACCCTCTTTGAGCTGGAAGACGAGGTCGAGCAGCACAGAGCTCTGAAACTCCACGACAACCTCATCATCGCAGACCTGGAGA ACTCGGTGAAGAAGCTACAGGACCAGAAGCAtgacatggagagagagattaaGATTCTTCAGCGAAGGCTGAGG gAAGAGTCGATGGAGTGGCGTCAGTTCCAGGCTGATCTGCAGACGGCCGTGGTCATTGCTAACGACATCAAGTCTGAAGCACAGGAGGAGATCGGAGATCTGCGTCGCCGGCTGCAGGAAGCCCTAGAAAAGAACGAGAAGTTGAGCAAAGAGCTGGACGAGGTCAAGAGCCGCaa GCAGGACGAGGAGCGAGGCAGAGTGTATAACTACATGAACGCCGTGGAGCGGGACCTGGCTGCTCTCAGACAGGGAATGGGTCTCAGCCGGCGCTCCTCCACCTCTTCAGAGCCCTCTCCCACCGTCAAAACGCTCATCAAGAGCTTCGACAGCGCCTCGCAAG GCCCTCCGTCCAACGGTGCCGCCGTGACTCCGACAGCCTCCGCTGCCCCGTTGCCACGCACCCCCCTCAGCCCCAGTCCCATGAAGACCCCCCCGGCAGCTGCCGTTTCACCCATACAG AGACGCACTGTGACTGGGTCGATGTCGGCGCCTAAGCCACTGAGCGATAAGAGGCCCAGCTACGCTGACATCAGCATGCCCG CTGAGCACCTTCTCAGGGGGGTGTCGGGGACCCGCGCGCCATCTGCCCTCCAGAGGGTCTCCAACATGGACTCCACCAAATCCATCTCAG CGTCCCGGAGGAGCagtgaggagatgaagagggaCATGTCTTCTACAGATGgggcctcctcatcctccctgaTGGCTATGAGTGCTGCCTCCTCCCCgctctccctgtcctcctcctcccccacggCTTCCATCACCCCCACAGCACGCAGTCGCCTCAG agaggagaggaaggacccGTTGTCAGCTCTGGCCAGAGAGTACGGAGGCTCCAAGAGAAACGCTCTGCTGAAGTGGTGCCAGAAGAAGACTGAAGGTTATCAG AACATTGACATCACaaacttcagcagcagctggaacgATGGCCTGGCCTTCTGCGCCGTGCTCCACACCTATCTCCCTGCACACATCCCCTACCAGGAGCTCAGCAGCCAGGAGAAG AGGAGGAACTTCACCCTGGCTTTCCAGGCTGCAGAGAGCGTGGGCATCAAATGCACTTTG GACATAAACGACATGGTGCACACAGAGAGGCCAGACTGGCAGAGTGTGATGACTTATGTTACAGCCATCTACAAGTACTTTGAGACCTGA